In Antechinus flavipes isolate AdamAnt ecotype Samford, QLD, Australia chromosome 3, AdamAnt_v2, whole genome shotgun sequence, a genomic segment contains:
- the B3GALNT1 gene encoding UDP-GalNAc:beta-1,3-N-acetylgalactosaminyltransferase 1, which yields MSVKCLRWSLWLLCFLTVAMLWYLNLPSYAVIENLNWMYFYEYTPVNHSEFAFTLRERETCSERGPFLVILVTSRPADVEARQAIRVTWGAKKSWWGQEVLTFFLLGRQTEPEDNLLALSVQDESILYGDIIRQDFIDSYDNLTLKTIMAFRWVTEFCPTARYVMKADSDVFINTGNLVKYLLTHNQSENFYTGYPLIENFSNREFFKKTYISYQEYPFRVFPPYCSGLGYVLSGDLVSRVYGMMAHVRPFRFEDVYVGITLSILKVDVHVPESDDLFFLYRIKFNVCKFQHLIAAHDYSPRELIQYWQLVQTESSC from the coding sequence ATGTCTGTGAAATGCCTGAGATGGAGCCTCTGGCTACTCTGCTTCCTCACGGTCGCCATGCTCTGGTACCTCAACCTCCCCTCCTACGCCGTGATCGAGAACCTCAACTGGATGTATTTCTACGAATACACGCCCGTGAACCATTCAGAGTTTGCCTTCACGCTCCGGGAGCGGGAGACTTGCTCCGAGCGCGGCCCGTTCCTCGTCATCCTGGTGACCTCGCGCCCCGCGGACGTGGAAGCCAGGCAGGCCATCCGGGTAACCTGGGGCGCAAAGAAGTCCTGGTGGGGGCAAGAGGTCCTGACGTTCTTTCTGCTAGGCCGGCAGACGGAGCCGGAAGATAACCTTTTGGCCTTATCCGTCCAGGATGAAAGCATTCTCTACGGCGACATCATCCGTCAGGACTTCATAGATTCCTACGATAACCTGACCTTAAAGACAATTATGGCCTTCAGGTGGGTTACGGAGTTTTGCCCCACGGCCCGGTACGTAATGAAGGCCGACTCGGATGTTTTTATCAACACTGGAAACTTAGTAAAATATCTTTTGACCCACAACCAGTCTGAGAACTTCTACACGGGCTACCCTCTCATAGAGAACTTTTCTAATagagaatttttcaaaaaaacataCATTTCCTACCAAGAGTATCCCTTTCGGGTGTTTCCCCCGTACTGCAGCGGTCTAGGTTACGTGCTGTCTGGAGACCTGGTTTCCCGAGTCTACGGCATGATGGCGCACGTCAGACCCTTCAGGTTCGAAGACGTGTACGTGGGGATCACTCTGAGCATCTTAAAAGTGGACGTCCATGTCCCCGAGTCCGATGACCTCTTCTTTTTGTACCGGATTAAGTTTAATGTCTGCAAGTTCCAGCACTTGATTGCAGCCCATGACTATTCTCCCAGGGAACTAATCCAGTATTGGCAGCTCGTGCAAACGGAAAGCAGCTGTTGA